A stretch of DNA from Spirochaetaceae bacterium:
GTCGCCGAATTGGGGCGAATGGCCGCCGGCGCGGGCATGCAGGTGATCGCCGTGGATCCGCCGTCGTTCAAGACGGTGGTGCTCGACGAGGTGCCGCTCGCCGAGGTGCCGAGCCACCCCGCGGTGGCGGAGCACCTGGAGCAGGTCCGGCGGGCCTGCCGGGCGGCGCGGACCCTCGGGGCCGGCATCGTGCGCCTGTTCTCGTTCCGGCGCAGTTCCATGGTCGGTCTCGGCAACCCGTCGCCGCGCGAACCGGGGGGCGGTCCGATCCCGGACGACCTGCTGGCCAAGATCGTGGCCGGGCTGCGCGCCGCCACGGCGGTCGCCGACCAGTACGAGGTGACGCTCGGGCTGGAGAACGTGCGCTCCTGCTGGGGCAACACCGGGCACAACGCGGCGCGCATCCTGGCAGCGGTCGACCACCCGCGGCTGCGCGCCATCTGGGACCCCGGCAACGACTACGTCTCCGGCGGCATGCCCTACCCGGACGGCTACCGGGCCG
This window harbors:
- a CDS encoding sugar phosphate isomerase/epimerase, whose translation is MSFTLSVVTDEIAQDPAAAIAAAREMGFSHLEFNQVGGLGVHELSGDAVAELGRMAAGAGMQVIAVDPPSFKTVVLDEVPLAEVPSHPAVAEHLEQVRRACRAARTLGAGIVRLFSFRRSSMVGLGNPSPREPGGGPIPDDLLAKIVAGLRAATAVADQYEVTLGLENVRSCWGNTGHNAARILAAVDHPRLRAIWDPGNDYVSGGMPYPDGYRAVLPYIVHVHVKDAAVVDAATGLTRWACIGTGAVDYAGQIAALRRDGYRGALSVETHWRKPGDSGPESTRETLAGLRRFLIPAEV